Proteins co-encoded in one Gemmatimonadota bacterium genomic window:
- a CDS encoding GNAT family N-acetyltransferase has product MRPVIPPDRVAGLERAALRAWPASESESVCGWEVRFSDGFTKRANSVQPIGAAQCGLKEAVSGCEEWYARRGRPCIFRLTPLTNPEVEPYLTEVGYRLLEPTSVMHLALREVPEDPMLREPDLEEWLSHFARMSGMTDDPPRALGEIIQRIEPPRLLAALHAKEVRHPVACGMAVLENDRVGLFDLVTSPEHRRRGFGTELVRALLGWGFAHGAREAYLQVVRANVAAWSMYERLGFAFAYDYRYLIRELGAVPTFPEPA; this is encoded by the coding sequence ATGCGACCTGTGATCCCCCCCGACCGTGTGGCCGGGCTCGAACGGGCCGCGCTTCGGGCTTGGCCGGCGAGCGAGTCCGAGTCCGTGTGCGGATGGGAAGTGCGCTTTTCGGACGGATTCACGAAACGCGCGAACTCGGTCCAGCCCATCGGGGCCGCGCAATGCGGTCTGAAGGAAGCGGTGTCCGGCTGCGAGGAGTGGTATGCCCGCCGGGGCCGCCCGTGCATCTTTCGCCTGACCCCCCTCACTAATCCGGAGGTCGAGCCTTACCTGACGGAGGTCGGGTACCGGCTCCTCGAGCCCACCTCGGTGATGCATCTCGCTCTCCGTGAGGTCCCCGAGGACCCGATGCTTCGCGAGCCCGATCTAGAGGAGTGGCTCTCGCACTTCGCGCGCATGAGCGGCATGACGGATGACCCGCCTCGCGCGCTGGGCGAAATCATCCAGCGAATCGAACCGCCCCGATTGCTCGCCGCACTCCATGCAAAGGAGGTGAGGCATCCGGTGGCTTGCGGGATGGCCGTGCTCGAGAACGATCGAGTCGGACTGTTCGATCTCGTCACGAGTCCGGAACACCGGCGCCGTGGGTTCGGCACGGAGCTGGTGCGGGCATTGCTCGGTTGGGGATTTGCGCACGGGGCGAGAGAGGCCTACCTCCAAGTCGTTCGAGCGAATGTGGCCGCGTGGAGCATGTACGAACGGCTCGGGTTCGCCTTCGCGTATGACTACCGGTATCTGATTCGTGAGCTGGGTGCGGTGCCCACGTTCCCTGAGCCCGCCTGA
- a CDS encoding carbohydrate binding family 9 domain-containing protein translates to MRALASSVLLLMTLGPFPLSALQSPAPVIPPTVTVSASRTDAPPSIDGLASDPIWSVATRIGGFTQVEPDEGAAPSHPTEFQVAYDADNLYVLVRAFDPDPDSILRALSRRDVRGPSDQILVAVDSYHDRRTGYEFAVNPDGVKRDNTICNDGNRDSSWDGV, encoded by the coding sequence ATGAGAGCGCTCGCGTCTTCAGTCTTGCTCCTCATGACCCTCGGTCCCTTCCCCCTCTCCGCACTTCAGAGTCCCGCCCCAGTCATCCCTCCGACCGTCACGGTTTCGGCTTCCCGCACCGACGCTCCGCCTTCGATCGATGGTCTCGCGAGCGACCCCATCTGGTCCGTCGCGACGCGGATCGGCGGCTTCACGCAGGTTGAGCCGGACGAGGGAGCGGCTCCTTCGCACCCCACTGAGTTTCAGGTAGCCTACGACGCGGACAACCTCTATGTGCTCGTGCGCGCCTTCGACCCCGACCCGGACAGCATCCTCCGGGCCCTCAGCCGGCGGGACGTGCGCGGGCCGTCGGATCAGATCCTCGTGGCGGTGGATTCGTACCACGACCGCCGCACGGGTTACGAGTTCGCGGTGAACCCGGATGGGGTGAAACGAGACAACACCATTTGCAACGACGGGAATCGCGACTCGTCCTGGGACGGGGTCTAG